One stretch of Nomascus leucogenys isolate Asia chromosome 9, Asia_NLE_v1, whole genome shotgun sequence DNA includes these proteins:
- the OTUD1 gene encoding OTU domain-containing protein 1, which produces MQLYSSVCTHYPAGAPGPTAAAPAPPAAAAPFKVSLQPPGAAGAAPEPETGECQPAAAAEHREAAAVPAAKMPAFSSCFEVVSGAAAPASAAAVPPGASCKPPLPPHYTSTAQITVRALGADRLLLHGPEPAPGAAGSAAAPRGRCLLLAPAPAAPVPPRRGSSAWLLEELLRPDCPEPAGLDATREGPDRNFRLSEHRQALAAAKHRGPVPTPGSPDPGPGPWGEEHLAERGPRGWERGGDRCDAPGGDAARRPDPEAEAPPARSIEAAPSSAAEPVIVSRSDARDEKLALYLAEVEKQDKYLRQRNKYRFHIIPDGNCLYRAVSKTVYGDQSLHRELREQTVHYIADHLDHFSPLIEGDVGEFIIAAAQDGAWAGYPELLAMGQMLNVNIHLTTGGRLESPTVSTMIHYLGPEDSLRPSIWLSWLSNGHYDAVFDHSYPNPEYDNWCKQTQVQRKRDEELAKSMAISLSKMYIEQNACS; this is translated from the coding sequence ATGCAGCTCTACAGCAGCGTCTGCACCCACTACCCCGCCGGGGCCCCGGGTCCCACGGCCGCCGCCCCCGCGCCACCCGCCGCCGCTGCCCCCTTCAAGGTCTCGCTGCAGCCCCCGGGAGCCGCCGGCGCCGCGCCCGAGCCCGAGACTGGTGAGTGCCAGCCCGCCGCGGCCGCCGAGCACCGGGAAGCCGCCGCTGTCCCCGCCGCCAAGATGCCCGCCTTCTCCTCCTGCTTCGAGGTGGTGTCCGGGGCCGCCGCGcccgcctccgccgccgccgTCCCGCCCGGGGCGTCCTGCaagccgccgctgccgccgcacTACACGTCCACCGCGCAGATCACCGTGCGGGCCCTGGGCGCCGACAGGCTCCTGCTGCACGGGCCCGAGCCAGCTCCCGGCGCCGCGGGCTCCGCCGCTGCCCCCCGCGGCCGCTGCCTCCTGCTGGCCCCGGCGCCCGCAGCCCCGGTCCCGCCGCGGCGGGGCTCCTCGGCCTGGCTCCTGGAGGAGCTGCTGCGGCCCGACTGCCCCGAGCCCGCGGGCTTGGACGCGACACGGGAGGGGCCCGATCGGAACTTCCGACTGAGCGAGCACCGCCAGGCCCTGGCCGCCGCCAAGCACCGAGGCCCCGTGCCGACCCCGGGGAGCCCCGATCCCGGCCCCGGTCCGTGGGGTGAAGAGCACTTGGCTGAGAGGGgccccaggggctgggagaggggcggCGACCGCTGCGACGCGCCCGGTGGGGACGCGGCGCGGAGGCCCGACCCAGAGGCCGAGGCACCCCCCGCCCGGAGTATCGAGGCCGCCCCGAGCAGCGCGGCGGAGCCAGTGATCGTCTCCAGGTCGGATGCCAGAGACGAGAAGCTGGCCCTGTACCTGGCCGAGGTGGAGAAGCAGGACAAGTACCTGCGGCAGAGGAATAAGTACCGATTCCACATCATTCCAGACGGCAACTGCCTCTACCGAGCTGTCAGCAAGACGGTGTACGGGGACCAGAGCCTGCACCGGGAGCTGAGGGAGCAGACGGTGCACTACATCGCCGACCATCTCGACCACTTCAGCCCCCTGATTGAGGGCGACGTGGGGGAGTTTATCATCGCTGCTGCCCAAGATGGGGCATGGGCTGGGTACCCGGAGTTGCTGGCCATGGGGCAGATGCTGAATGTGAATATCCATTTAACTACTGGAGGGAGGCTGGAGAGCCCCACGGTTTCTACCATGATTCATTATTTGGGCCCAGAGGATTCCCTGAGGCCTAGTATTTGGCTCAGTTGGCTCAGTAACGGACACTATGATGCTGTATTTGATCACTCCTATCCTAACCCAGAGTACGACAACTGGTGCAAACAAACTCAAGTGCAAAGGAAACGCGACGAAGAACTTGCCAAATCTATGGCCATATCCTTGTCTAAAATGTACATTGAACAAAATGCATGCTCTTGA